In the genome of Pelobacter seleniigenes DSM 18267, one region contains:
- a CDS encoding TRAP transporter small permease has protein sequence MKALLKFSEFCDGLNRQIARLSAFILFAMLIFSSFAVFFRYIMGDALNWAEDVLLPAFVWVSLLGTSVAFRYKSHICVDSIQNLMPALLQRQLNRLIQLSILSFCIYLSFQGVKVVLATRGMPWGILQLPPTYFYVSFPISFFVIFLYALDDFLRSLVPPSFVPED, from the coding sequence GTGAAGGCTTTGCTGAAATTTTCCGAATTTTGTGACGGCCTCAATCGTCAGATTGCCAGGCTTTCAGCGTTTATTCTTTTTGCCATGCTCATCTTCAGCTCCTTTGCGGTTTTTTTTCGTTATATCATGGGAGACGCTCTCAATTGGGCAGAAGATGTTTTGTTGCCCGCCTTTGTCTGGGTTTCCCTGCTTGGGACGAGTGTCGCATTCCGCTATAAATCGCATATCTGTGTTGATTCGATTCAAAACCTGATGCCTGCTTTGCTACAGCGGCAACTGAATCGATTGATTCAACTCAGCATTCTCTCTTTCTGCATTTATTTGAGCTTTCAGGGAGTCAAAGTCGTGCTTGCAACAAGGGGAATGCCGTGGGGCATACTGCAGCTGCCACCAACGTATTTTTACGTTTCTTTCCCCATTTCATTTTTCGTGATCTTTCTTTATGCCCTGGATGATTTTTTGCGGAGTCTGGTTCCGCCAAGCTTTGTTCCTGAGGACTGA
- a CDS encoding TRAP transporter substrate-binding protein produces the protein MSRKLSFLSRHFLMGLLVLAFCLPAQQSAAADKLRIRAAANVPAADLMADSMKHFLDILKEKSNGQISYDYFPGGVLGSIREVHESMKGYAIHMFAGTVGDLAPYDKLCDIGNFPYLYTSAEEGNKVWEKIGPEFYDDLATRSGWRVLYTWVGAPRDITAKKPIKTPADMKGLKIRVPNWPIFITYFQDKLEASPTVVSFGELFSALKTGVVDAQENPVYRNIASGFYDVTPYNIQTHHAFDLNDVHVTEAFWQSLSPEQQQLFKDAAKEAREWTLQQSESKMGQSIEEAKAKFGAKMVQPDVEAFKKAAEGLEEEYPYLKDMVVKIRALKL, from the coding sequence ATGAGTCGAAAACTGTCGTTTCTAAGCCGTCACTTTTTAATGGGCCTGCTGGTTCTGGCATTTTGCCTACCCGCACAACAGTCCGCAGCTGCGGATAAATTAAGGATCCGGGCCGCTGCAAATGTTCCTGCCGCCGACCTTATGGCCGATAGCATGAAGCATTTTCTGGACATTCTGAAAGAAAAATCAAACGGTCAGATTTCTTATGACTATTTCCCGGGCGGGGTGCTTGGCTCGATCAGGGAGGTTCATGAATCGATGAAAGGTTATGCCATCCACATGTTTGCCGGGACCGTCGGGGACCTTGCACCCTATGACAAGCTCTGCGATATCGGAAATTTCCCATATCTTTATACCAGCGCGGAAGAAGGCAATAAGGTCTGGGAGAAAATCGGCCCTGAATTTTATGATGATCTGGCGACCAGGTCGGGCTGGCGGGTTTTATACACCTGGGTTGGTGCCCCGCGTGATATCACTGCCAAAAAACCGATCAAAACTCCGGCTGACATGAAAGGACTGAAAATCAGGGTTCCGAACTGGCCGATTTTTATCACCTATTTCCAGGATAAACTGGAAGCTTCACCGACCGTCGTTTCCTTTGGGGAACTCTTCTCCGCATTGAAAACCGGTGTCGTTGATGCCCAGGAAAACCCCGTTTATCGCAATATTGCTTCCGGTTTCTATGATGTGACGCCCTACAATATCCAGACTCACCACGCCTTTGACCTGAATGATGTTCATGTTACGGAAGCTTTCTGGCAAAGCCTGTCCCCGGAACAGCAACAATTGTTTAAAGATGCAGCCAAGGAAGCTCGCGAATGGACTCTGCAACAAAGTGAAAGCAAGATGGGACAAAGTATTGAAGAAGCCAAAGCCAAGTTTGGAGCAAAGATGGTCCAGCCCGATGTTGAGGCTTTCAAAAAAGCAGCCGAAGGGCTGGAAGAAGAATACCCCTATCTAAAAGATATGGTTGTCAAGATTCGTGCATTAAAGCTCTAA
- a CDS encoding hydroxyacid-oxoacid transhydrogenase, giving the protein MVAEENYFSGSEHGEYALVLDGNKEIFGAGSLAEVGAHGRVLGMTRVALFTDARLAKLPAVETAVKSLRDKGIKVTVFDGVEIEPSDRSLKAALRFAESDTFDGFVSVGGGSVMDTCKAVSLYASYPPADFLDYVNKPLGKALPAPGPLKPHIACPTTFGTSSECTNVAIFNFLELGTKAGISNRAIKPTLGIIDPNALKTLPSQVVASNGMDVFSHAVESYTARPFTSRPVAEDPTARPVIQGSNPFSDMNCLEAIRLIGQNLVRAVQDPDDIAAREKLSFSGLLGGIGFRTAGCNLPHGMSYAVAGLVRDYHAKGWPDDHPLVPHGFAVIVNSPSVFRYMGSTCPERYTEAARALGMSRLAADQDAGDYLAGGVIELMKEVGAPNGLTALGYTAADLDALTEKGWPQRRVIDNAAKAITKDELRRMFEGALSYW; this is encoded by the coding sequence ATGGTGGCGGAAGAAAATTATTTTTCAGGCTCCGAGCATGGCGAATATGCCTTGGTTCTGGACGGAAACAAAGAGATTTTTGGTGCCGGAAGCCTGGCAGAAGTTGGCGCACATGGCAGAGTTTTGGGGATGACCCGGGTGGCGTTGTTTACCGACGCCCGCCTGGCTAAACTCCCCGCGGTCGAGACAGCAGTCAAATCGTTACGCGATAAGGGAATCAAGGTGACGGTATTCGATGGTGTCGAGATTGAACCGTCTGACCGGTCGCTTAAAGCAGCCTTGCGGTTTGCTGAAAGTGATACTTTTGATGGGTTTGTCAGTGTCGGAGGTGGCTCGGTGATGGACACCTGTAAAGCGGTCAGCCTTTATGCCAGTTATCCTCCCGCGGATTTCCTCGACTATGTCAATAAGCCGCTGGGCAAGGCACTGCCTGCGCCAGGGCCGCTCAAACCGCATATCGCCTGTCCGACAACCTTTGGAACCTCGAGTGAATGTACCAACGTTGCGATCTTCAATTTTCTGGAACTGGGGACCAAGGCCGGGATCTCCAATCGAGCCATCAAACCGACCCTGGGGATTATTGATCCAAATGCTTTGAAAACCCTTCCCTCTCAGGTTGTTGCCTCCAATGGTATGGATGTTTTCAGCCATGCCGTCGAATCCTATACCGCTCGCCCTTTTACCAGCCGGCCGGTTGCGGAGGACCCGACTGCCAGGCCTGTGATTCAGGGTTCCAACCCTTTCAGCGATATGAATTGTCTCGAGGCGATCCGTTTGATTGGCCAGAATCTTGTCAGGGCGGTTCAGGATCCGGACGATATTGCTGCCCGTGAAAAGCTTTCTTTTTCAGGTTTGCTGGGCGGAATAGGTTTCAGAACCGCCGGTTGTAATTTGCCCCACGGCATGTCTTATGCCGTCGCCGGCCTGGTGCGTGATTATCATGCCAAGGGTTGGCCTGATGACCATCCTTTGGTGCCCCATGGTTTCGCCGTTATCGTCAACTCTCCCTCGGTGTTTCGCTATATGGGCTCGACCTGCCCCGAGCGTTATACAGAGGCCGCCCGGGCGCTTGGCATGTCTCGTCTGGCCGCAGATCAGGATGCCGGAGATTATCTTGCCGGTGGCGTCATTGAATTGATGAAGGAGGTTGGCGCTCCCAACGGGCTCACGGCACTGGGGTATACGGCGGCCGATCTGGATGCCCTGACCGAGAAGGGGTGGCCTCAGCGACGGGTTATTGACAATGCGGCCAAGGCTATCACTAAAGACGAGCTGAGGAGGATGTTTGAGGGGGCGCTTTCCTACTGGTAA
- a CDS encoding sigma-54-dependent transcriptional regulator yields MAHILIADDEKILAQSLGMLFRDEGHQVEIALTGAAMLSSAEHSPPDVILLDLRLPDCSGLDALRKIKQQLPEVMVIMMTAHGDTATVVEAVKRGAFHYVNKPFELDEITLLVNKALEQQKLKAEVVFLRERRESAGGLEGMVGRCQAMSQVFEKIRLVAKAGDSAVLVTGESGTGKELVAGALHRLSERQEQAFAEVNCAAIPDSLLESELFGHEKGAFTDAQTRKKGLVELAQNGTLFLDEIGEMPLHLQAKLLRFLEKKSFRRLGGTVDLQVNARIIAATNRNLPELVKLHKFREDLYYRLNVIPVHLPPLRERGEDILILTEYFLAQFSQRLGQPCKQLAPATEDAFMSYLWPGNVRELKNMIERLVILCPSQIIPLEQLPAEFLQCDHVLTQVVGQGFNIDDHLLSLERQLVLEALENAQGKKILAAERLGVSRHAFKRKLQKLGLAGGSEDSV; encoded by the coding sequence ATGGCCCACATCCTGATCGCTGATGATGAAAAAATTTTAGCCCAATCGCTGGGGATGTTGTTCCGAGATGAGGGACATCAGGTTGAAATCGCTCTGACCGGAGCCGCCATGTTAAGCAGCGCTGAGCATAGCCCTCCGGACGTCATATTACTTGATCTGCGCCTGCCGGATTGCAGTGGACTGGATGCCTTACGCAAGATCAAACAACAGCTGCCCGAGGTCATGGTGATTATGATGACGGCACATGGTGACACCGCGACCGTGGTTGAAGCGGTCAAGCGTGGTGCTTTTCACTATGTTAACAAGCCCTTTGAGCTGGATGAAATAACTTTGCTTGTCAATAAGGCGTTAGAGCAACAAAAACTTAAAGCAGAAGTGGTTTTTCTCCGGGAACGAAGGGAAAGTGCGGGCGGGCTTGAAGGGATGGTCGGACGTTGCCAGGCAATGAGTCAGGTCTTTGAGAAAATTCGTCTGGTGGCAAAAGCGGGAGACAGTGCCGTGTTGGTGACGGGTGAAAGCGGTACGGGAAAGGAATTGGTTGCGGGGGCATTGCATCGACTCAGTGAGCGCCAGGAACAGGCCTTTGCCGAAGTCAATTGTGCCGCTATCCCTGATAGTTTGTTGGAAAGTGAGCTGTTTGGGCACGAAAAAGGCGCGTTTACCGATGCCCAAACCCGGAAAAAAGGATTAGTCGAACTGGCCCAGAACGGAACCCTGTTTTTGGATGAGATTGGAGAAATGCCACTTCACCTGCAGGCCAAATTGCTGCGGTTTCTCGAAAAAAAATCGTTTCGCCGGCTTGGCGGCACGGTCGACCTGCAGGTCAATGCCCGCATTATCGCGGCCACCAATCGTAATCTTCCGGAGCTGGTCAAGTTACATAAATTTCGCGAGGACCTCTATTACCGACTTAATGTCATCCCGGTTCATCTACCACCGTTGCGGGAACGAGGCGAAGATATCCTGATTCTCACCGAATATTTTCTTGCCCAGTTTTCTCAACGCTTAGGGCAACCGTGCAAACAACTTGCTCCTGCAACGGAGGATGCCTTTATGAGCTATCTCTGGCCGGGGAATGTCCGCGAGTTAAAGAACATGATAGAACGTCTGGTGATCTTGTGCCCCAGCCAGATCATCCCGCTGGAGCAACTTCCAGCCGAGTTTCTCCAGTGTGACCATGTGCTCACCCAGGTGGTCGGTCAAGGCTTCAATATTGACGATCATCTATTGTCTTTAGAGCGGCAACTGGTCCTTGAAGCGTTGGAAAATGCACAGGGAAAAAAAATACTCGCAGCTGAGCGTTTGGGGGTCAGTCGTCATGCCTTCAAAAGGAAATTGCAAAAATTGGGACTGGCCGGAGGCAGTGAGGATAGTGTTTAA
- a CDS encoding ATP-binding protein has protein sequence MRYLFRGIRSKFIIIYLLLGLAPLLLMSYHSSYVGAVSLENLSSQQMTNLTEKTASQVNQQLTNIYKDLDLLANYPFIQLAFLQFNFGQRLATVEQKLLRYKAQNPLYARISLITFDGELILTVPDDSSMQIYSKIDPIRLFKARGVDTFTSGVLLDHPEGPLLLFSKRIFDFEDSFRPVGHLTFYVKLDSLTRYIEELTPVPGTVGFVFDHALGQVISSGRLTKELRETIATEAEKRQAEKSFKVGENRFYWAHIDDLDWTIGLVMPEQALLGSITKLKFSSLAFSVLVAVMALLITLYLVRRITDPIAQLMRGAQEFSTGNLEHRIKIRGEGELRRLGEEYNAMASRLKARERQIIQVDRLASLGIMAAGIAHEVRNPLAGIKSCAQLMQRKAISNEVESLAQGINVEIDRLDQIVKHLLDFAKPGEAALQPVALGDLIDEIVIMVGKALDKQGVFIATDIHPVPDVLTDSGQVQQILLNLILNAAQSMANGGEVKIILQPEQDQVTLSVRDAGCGIAKDHLDRIFDPFFTTRLSGTGLGLSVVHSLMKQNNIRWNVTSKVDYGTQFDLYFPLPSQEV, from the coding sequence ATGCGCTATTTATTTCGAGGAATCCGTTCAAAATTCATCATCATCTATCTTCTGCTCGGATTAGCTCCGTTGCTGCTGATGAGCTATCACTCTTCTTATGTGGGAGCTGTCAGCCTGGAGAATCTGTCCAGCCAGCAGATGACAAATCTGACGGAAAAAACTGCCAGCCAGGTCAATCAGCAGCTGACTAATATTTATAAAGACCTTGATCTATTGGCAAACTATCCCTTTATTCAGCTGGCATTTCTGCAGTTCAACTTCGGGCAGCGTTTGGCGACGGTCGAGCAGAAACTGTTGCGCTACAAAGCACAGAATCCACTTTATGCTCGTATCAGCCTGATTACCTTCGACGGCGAATTAATTCTGACCGTACCGGATGACAGCTCCATGCAGATTTATTCAAAAATTGACCCGATCAGACTGTTTAAGGCCAGGGGGGTCGATACCTTTACCTCCGGTGTCCTGCTAGACCATCCCGAAGGACCGTTGCTGTTGTTCAGTAAAAGAATTTTTGACTTTGAAGACTCATTCAGACCCGTCGGACACTTAACTTTTTATGTCAAACTTGACTCTTTGACGCGCTATATCGAAGAACTCACACCGGTTCCCGGGACCGTCGGTTTTGTTTTCGATCATGCTTTGGGGCAGGTGATCAGTTCTGGTCGTTTAACTAAAGAGCTGCGGGAAACCATTGCCACAGAGGCGGAAAAAAGGCAGGCGGAAAAAAGTTTCAAGGTAGGTGAAAACAGGTTTTATTGGGCGCATATCGATGACTTGGATTGGACTATTGGCCTGGTCATGCCTGAACAGGCTTTGCTGGGCAGCATCACCAAACTAAAATTCAGCAGCCTGGCATTTTCGGTGCTGGTGGCCGTTATGGCGTTATTAATTACCTTATATCTGGTCCGACGCATTACCGACCCCATAGCACAACTCATGCGTGGCGCTCAGGAATTCAGTACCGGAAACCTTGAGCACCGGATCAAGATTCGCGGCGAGGGCGAACTTCGAAGGCTGGGGGAAGAGTATAATGCCATGGCCAGCCGGCTGAAAGCACGCGAGCGGCAGATCATCCAGGTTGATCGGCTGGCCTCCCTCGGAATCATGGCAGCTGGAATTGCCCATGAAGTCAGAAACCCATTGGCCGGCATCAAAAGCTGTGCTCAACTGATGCAACGTAAAGCCATTTCCAATGAAGTTGAATCCCTCGCTCAAGGGATCAATGTCGAAATTGACCGTCTTGACCAGATCGTCAAGCATTTGCTGGATTTCGCCAAGCCAGGCGAAGCAGCCCTGCAGCCGGTTGCGCTTGGGGACCTGATTGACGAGATCGTTATAATGGTTGGCAAGGCCTTGGATAAACAGGGGGTCTTTATTGCTACAGACATTCATCCTGTGCCGGATGTGCTGACTGACTCCGGTCAGGTTCAGCAGATTCTGTTGAACCTGATCCTCAACGCCGCCCAATCAATGGCCAACGGAGGAGAAGTTAAAATCATTTTGCAACCGGAACAGGATCAGGTCACGCTAAGCGTCCGGGATGCGGGATGCGGCATTGCAAAAGACCACCTTGACCGCATCTTTGATCCATTTTTTACAACCCGTCTGAGTGGCACCGGACTGGGACTTTCTGTTGTTCATTCTCTGATGAAGCAAAATAATATTCGTTGGAATGTAACCAGTAAGGTGGATTATGGGACGCAGTTTGACCTGTATTTTCCCTTGCCGTCCCAAGAGGTTTGA
- a CDS encoding GSU3473 family protein, which translates to MALFRHGGKINVIYKNGIRDRVSPALLTTLLEAGQVASFERTDGWVFVGRDPIRKTGQPVYPGPERRLC; encoded by the coding sequence ATGGCTTTGTTCCGGCACGGTGGCAAGATCAATGTGATTTATAAAAACGGCATCAGGGATCGGGTTAGCCCGGCTTTGCTGACGACCCTGCTTGAGGCTGGCCAGGTCGCTTCCTTCGAGCGCACCGACGGCTGGGTCTTTGTCGGGAGAGACCCGATTCGTAAAACGGGTCAGCCCGTCTATCCGGGACCCGAAAGAAGGTTGTGCTGA
- a CDS encoding TAXI family TRAP transporter solute-binding subunit — protein sequence MSLRRPLSPLWVALAVSVFIVAQAPSPAQSRSLILATASTGGAYFPAGVAISALLNSRLTVSDNLVVTAINTTGSGENIHLLAEGECDLAILSGVYAIQAYRGMGFYTGRPMKNMAVVAMLWNNVLHVLLRNEFVKNGDLSDLKGLVDKFSLAALDSGGINSDQVIFDALGIIKDQDFIAEYMGFLPSVDAILKKQIGGAAFTAGVPIAAVSRLLASEGEQLSILNVTDRQLAKINADYDIWTRYPIKAWTYPGQNEDVRTIAYPNILVASNRLSDEDVYLITKCIFERLPQLAEFLETTNAEALVRALDGIDLPQHPGAQRYYHELAESFSQ from the coding sequence ATGTCACTCCGTCGTCCGCTCAGCCCCCTATGGGTTGCCCTTGCGGTGTCCGTTTTTATTGTTGCTCAAGCTCCATCGCCGGCACAGTCCAGGTCTCTGATTTTGGCAACGGCCAGTACCGGCGGGGCTTATTTCCCGGCAGGAGTCGCGATCTCGGCGCTGCTGAATTCAAGACTCACCGTAAGCGATAACCTTGTGGTGACTGCAATCAACACAACGGGCTCTGGAGAAAACATCCACCTGCTAGCCGAAGGGGAGTGTGACCTGGCCATCCTTTCCGGGGTCTATGCTATCCAGGCGTACCGGGGCATGGGCTTTTATACTGGGCGGCCCATGAAGAATATGGCTGTGGTTGCAATGCTCTGGAATAACGTCCTCCACGTCCTGCTGCGTAATGAATTTGTGAAAAATGGTGATCTCAGTGACTTAAAAGGGCTGGTAGATAAATTTTCCCTCGCTGCTCTTGACAGTGGGGGCATCAACTCCGATCAGGTGATTTTTGATGCCCTGGGAATTATCAAAGACCAGGATTTTATAGCTGAATATATGGGATTTCTTCCATCTGTTGATGCCATTTTGAAAAAGCAGATTGGCGGTGCCGCTTTTACTGCCGGGGTCCCAATCGCAGCCGTATCCAGATTATTGGCCAGTGAGGGCGAACAGCTTTCAATATTAAATGTCACGGACAGGCAACTGGCAAAAATCAACGCCGATTATGATATCTGGACCCGCTACCCGATTAAAGCCTGGACCTATCCTGGCCAGAATGAGGATGTCAGGACCATAGCCTACCCGAACATACTGGTTGCTTCCAATCGTCTGTCCGACGAGGACGTTTATCTGATTACCAAATGTATTTTTGAACGGTTGCCACAATTGGCAGAATTTCTTGAAACAACGAACGCCGAGGCTCTGGTGCGAGCTCTGGACGGTATTGACCTGCCGCAACATCCCGGAGCGCAAAGATATTATCACGAGTTGGCGGAGTCGTTTTCACAATAA
- a CDS encoding ABC transporter substrate-binding protein yields the protein MFKTWLYLLIFLSLPAAAFSARLFPSIAMFEWQGDGIVEKGFRDGLQKFFPDARFYVYNLAGDENLLPYYLKAAKERQHDLYYVSGTDLTRRLLALEKQHTVVFTMVQAPVEEGLIASWRSSENNATGISNSVPLLNQLKALKRIRDFQHLGVLWQPNNPESRQQVDELFRLQPFLHYQLHKINLLEMSDNVVLSPEILSTLDSVYITNAPLFKHVGDKIISQLNEARIPSLTADMTFVTSQGALLGLVPDKYRIGRLAALNAQKALQGFLPEQIPSRSLDFFMVVLNMQTARKIRVQVPFSLLVIADTIIH from the coding sequence GTGTTTAAGACTTGGCTGTACCTGCTCATTTTTCTTAGCTTGCCTGCAGCGGCATTCTCGGCTCGCCTGTTTCCCAGTATTGCGATGTTCGAATGGCAGGGGGACGGAATCGTTGAAAAAGGGTTCCGTGACGGTTTGCAGAAGTTTTTTCCCGATGCACGTTTTTATGTCTATAACCTGGCCGGGGACGAGAACTTGTTGCCTTACTATTTAAAGGCGGCAAAAGAACGCCAGCATGATCTGTATTATGTTTCCGGGACCGATTTGACGCGGCGTTTATTAGCCCTGGAAAAACAACATACAGTCGTTTTTACTATGGTTCAGGCGCCAGTCGAAGAGGGGTTGATCGCCAGTTGGCGGTCTTCTGAGAACAATGCGACCGGAATCAGCAACAGTGTGCCACTTCTCAACCAGTTGAAGGCTCTGAAAAGAATAAGGGATTTCCAGCACCTGGGAGTCCTCTGGCAGCCGAATAACCCTGAATCCCGGCAACAGGTTGACGAATTGTTCCGCCTGCAGCCGTTTCTTCATTACCAACTCCATAAGATCAATCTCCTGGAGATGTCAGACAATGTGGTTTTGTCCCCAGAAATTTTGAGCACTTTGGATTCTGTCTATATTACAAATGCCCCGTTGTTCAAACATGTTGGTGATAAAATCATCTCCCAGCTTAATGAGGCACGTATCCCAAGCCTGACAGCGGATATGACCTTTGTGACCAGCCAGGGTGCTCTGTTGGGGCTAGTTCCAGATAAATATCGCATTGGCCGGCTTGCTGCGTTGAATGCCCAAAAGGCTTTGCAGGGCTTTCTCCCGGAACAGATTCCCAGCCGTAGTCTTGATTTTTTCATGGTTGTCCTCAATATGCAGACTGCCAGAAAAATCAGGGTCCAGGTTCCATTCTCGCTTTTGGTTATTGCCGATACCATTATCCATTAA
- a CDS encoding TRAP transporter large permease, whose translation MFGLVFGIFFGCLAIGVPIAFALYFSSFSMLLWMGIPDMIMVQRVIGAIEKYPLLCIPFFILAGSLMSAGGITQRLIHFANLLVGRFRGALGLVNVVTCMFFSGISGSAVADATSVGSVVIPAMKKEGYRPEFCSAITASAAICGPIIPPSIPMVVFGIATAVPIGKLFLAGAFPGILYGLFLLFGAYVYAWRHKLPRHEAASVKEMVGGIRVGGTALAMPIIIVAGVATGMVTDAELGVIAALYALFVGLFIHRELTIGKIVECLQETVVTSAVVLFIMGAANLFSWLLAVSGAPQMLVQAIFDITENKWLILLMLNLLLLVIGCFIDGIPAILLLAPILLPLAIKLGIDPVHFGVIFVFNLMVGNLTPPVGLTLLVTLRFSGASLMGASKAVLPYFLLALLALALITVFPWFSVFLPNLLY comes from the coding sequence ATGTTTGGTCTGGTTTTTGGTATTTTTTTTGGTTGTTTGGCGATCGGTGTACCGATTGCTTTTGCGCTCTATTTTTCTTCCTTCAGTATGCTGCTCTGGATGGGAATTCCGGATATGATCATGGTCCAACGGGTGATCGGTGCTATCGAAAAATACCCGCTGCTGTGTATCCCGTTTTTCATCCTGGCAGGTTCCCTGATGAGTGCCGGAGGGATCACGCAAAGGTTGATCCATTTTGCCAACCTGCTGGTTGGCCGCTTTAGGGGTGCCCTTGGTTTGGTTAATGTCGTGACCTGCATGTTTTTTAGCGGGATTTCCGGGTCGGCCGTGGCTGATGCCACTTCTGTTGGGTCGGTGGTAATTCCGGCCATGAAAAAAGAAGGCTACCGCCCTGAATTTTGCTCGGCTATTACTGCAAGCGCCGCGATTTGCGGCCCGATCATTCCCCCCAGTATTCCGATGGTGGTCTTTGGAATCGCAACGGCCGTTCCTATCGGTAAACTGTTTCTGGCAGGAGCTTTTCCCGGGATCTTGTACGGCTTATTCCTCCTGTTCGGGGCCTATGTTTATGCTTGGCGGCATAAACTTCCGAGGCACGAAGCCGCCAGTGTAAAAGAGATGGTAGGGGGAATTCGGGTTGGGGGTACGGCACTCGCCATGCCGATCATCATTGTGGCTGGCGTCGCGACCGGGATGGTAACCGATGCTGAGCTTGGGGTCATTGCCGCGCTCTATGCCTTGTTTGTCGGGCTCTTTATCCATCGGGAATTGACTATCGGCAAGATTGTTGAGTGCTTGCAGGAAACAGTGGTTACCTCTGCCGTGGTTCTTTTTATCATGGGGGCGGCCAACCTCTTTAGCTGGTTGCTCGCAGTGTCCGGGGCACCGCAGATGCTGGTTCAGGCAATTTTTGACATCACGGAAAATAAATGGCTTATTTTATTGATGCTGAATCTCCTGCTGTTGGTGATCGGTTGCTTTATTGATGGGATCCCCGCTATTCTCCTGCTGGCTCCCATCCTGCTGCCGCTGGCAATCAAGTTGGGGATCGATCCGGTTCATTTCGGAGTCATTTTTGTATTTAATTTGATGGTAGGGAATTTAACCCCCCCTGTCGGCTTAACCCTGCTGGTGACTCTAAGATTTTCGGGGGCATCGTTGATGGGCGCTTCAAAAGCAGTGCTGCCATATTTCTTGCTCGCTTTGCTGGCTCTTGCTTTGATAACGGTATTTCCATGGTTTTCTGTTTTCCTGCCTAATCTGCTCTACTAG
- a CDS encoding LysR family transcriptional regulator yields the protein MSLRALRTLIAISRKGSFVAAADQLGLTQAAVSLQVKNLEEDLEIELFNRDGRKPKLNASGRLVVERAEQIIGLYDGLKQELNPAGAIEGELFLGAIPTVVTGPLPAVLAELQNNYPQLKIRVFCSLSAELARRVEEDELDGALITEPVRSIPPSCQWSEYDTELFYIVAPKGTPASDEESLFRQFPFIRFDRTAWAGTIVDEYLLKRGIDAQEVMEFDSCEAALSMVAQGLGITVVSFSQQRLRDAADLYSFISFGKPQLSRRIGLYQKRQHPRQKILNLVFDAMLRQK from the coding sequence ATGTCATTACGCGCTCTTCGCACTCTGATCGCTATTTCCCGCAAGGGCAGCTTCGTCGCTGCTGCTGACCAGCTCGGCCTGACCCAGGCGGCCGTTAGCCTGCAAGTTAAAAATCTGGAAGAAGACCTGGAGATCGAGCTGTTTAATCGAGACGGCCGCAAACCCAAGCTGAATGCGAGTGGCAGGTTGGTTGTCGAACGGGCCGAACAGATTATCGGTCTCTATGATGGTCTGAAGCAAGAACTGAACCCGGCCGGGGCGATCGAAGGGGAACTGTTTCTCGGGGCAATCCCGACTGTGGTCACCGGACCTTTACCGGCGGTGCTGGCCGAACTGCAAAATAACTATCCACAATTGAAAATCAGGGTCTTCTGCAGTCTTTCCGCCGAGCTGGCGAGAAGGGTTGAAGAAGATGAGCTTGACGGGGCTCTTATTACCGAGCCGGTCAGGTCGATTCCTCCCTCCTGTCAGTGGTCTGAATATGACACCGAGCTTTTTTACATTGTTGCACCCAAGGGAACGCCGGCCTCTGACGAAGAATCACTGTTCCGGCAGTTCCCATTTATTCGTTTCGACCGCACGGCCTGGGCAGGAACCATTGTTGATGAATATCTGCTAAAACGTGGGATTGATGCCCAGGAAGTTATGGAGTTCGATTCTTGTGAAGCCGCGCTGAGCATGGTCGCTCAAGGATTGGGTATTACGGTTGTCTCTTTCAGCCAGCAACGGCTCCGGGATGCTGCGGATCTTTACTCTTTTATCTCCTTTGGAAAACCTCAGTTATCACGGCGTATCGGTCTTTATCAAAAGCGGCAACACCCGCGGCAGAAAATTTTGAACCTGGTTTTTGATGCCATGTTGAGACAGAAATAA